From Montipora foliosa isolate CH-2021 chromosome 6, ASM3666993v2, whole genome shotgun sequence, a single genomic window includes:
- the LOC138009080 gene encoding QRFP-like peptide receptor, giving the protein MEYLNHTSNATASYDLEYEEGGNEEATEEVNAVTKIAIVGAYVIIFLFALVGNSLIIHIVRTCGNLRKNPFNWLLVNTAAADLVDVMTASAFSIPYFLCGDCWVSGIFGTLLCKLIPFFLVVSICTSIWTLTVIAADRYLAIVCIGREPLSQKAVMRSIVAVWLFSGVVCSGQLYKFKLELSEEMEPLCEPEWHEDEEISTLLHKVEMIVRVIITYSLPLLIMAALYSLIAFHLRRHETPGSLSRRQKAFVKQVQKRRGVIKMMIITVTLFGVCWLPVHINHIMAEFYFDTFDNIPRILIWLLSLFAHANSAIHPWLFIIFSENLRMETKRIFQILWCKKPSQLKDQNRGTSLVQGVGYFIQGAKDGTSKVEFLTSRYLTSSHSNTKL; this is encoded by the coding sequence ATGGAATACTTAAATCACACGTCCAACGCAACAGCGAGTTATGACCTAGAGTATGAGGAAGGTGGTAACGAAGAAGCAACAGAAGAAGTCAATGCTGTGACCAAGATAGCCATAGTTGGTGCTTATGTCATAATTTTCTTGTTCGCACTTGTCGGTAACTCTCTTATCATACATATTGTGCGCACGTGCGGTAACCTCCGCAAAAATCCGTTCAACTGGCTTTTAGTCAACACAGCTGCTGCTGATCTGGTCGATGTCATGACAGCGTCGGCTTTTTCGATCCCATATTTTCTTTGTGGAGACTGTTGGGTATCGGGAATATTTGGAACATTGCTTTGCAAGCTGATTCCATTTTTCTTGGTCGTATCTATTTGCACGTCCATATGGACGCTGACGGTCATTGCCGCTGACAGATATCTAGCCATTGTGTGCATTGGGAGGGAGCCACTGTCACAGAAAGCCGTGATGCGCTCCATCGTCGCCGTTTGGCTGTTTTCTGGTGTGGTATGTAGTGGACAGTTGTACAAATTCAAACTAGAACTATCAGAGGAAATGGAGCCTTTATGTGAACCAGAGTGGCACGAGGATGAAGAAATCTCCACTCTTTTACACAAGGTCGAAATGATTGTAAGAGTAATCATCACCTACTCGCTCCCACTTCTCATCATGGCCGCTCTCTACTCGCTGATCGCATTCCACCTACGGAGACACGAGACTCCTGGAAGTCTTAGCCGTCGACAAAAAGCTTTTGTCAAGCAAGTTCAAAAACGGCGAGGGGTGATcaagatgatgataataacagtCACTCTATTTGGGGTTTGTTGGCTTCCGGTGCACATAAATCACATAATGGCAGAGTTTTATTTCGATACCTTCGACAATATACCCAGAATTTTGATATGGCTGTTGTCTTTGTTTGCGCATGCGAATTCAGCAATTCACCCTTGGCTGTTTATTATCTTCAGCGAAAATCTAAGAATGGAGACGAAACGAATATTTCAAATACTTTGGTGTAAAAAGCCGAGCCAGTTGAAGGATCAAAATCGTGGTACCTCATTGGTGCAGGGTGTGGGGTATTTTATTCAGGGGGCAAAAGACGGTACATCCAAAGTCGAGTTTCTTACCTCGAGGTACCTTACATCATCGCACTCTAACACAAAGCTGTAA